One stretch of bacterium DNA includes these proteins:
- the pgsB gene encoding poly-gamma-glutamate synthase PgsB yields the protein MLAVFFLLISLLIWWVIEFARHQRRIYSIPIRIHVNGTRGKSSVTRLISAGLRAGGKKTLAKTTGTLPRIIDEHGLEIAINRRANANILEQLKIIKFISRRKPDALVIECMAVQPEYQWICEHRIVHATHGVCTNARPDHLNEMGPTTENVGKSLSNTVPVKSRFFTAEHKLAHIFQDVAKRRETEITITDSSGITPEDMRGFSYVEHPENVALALAVTNSLGISRSVALKGMHNCFPDSGALKIFRVEHGGKWCRFVNAMAANDPESTLMIWNKAVERYQGKMGTRIVLLNTRADRFDRSLQLLAMTAKGIELDYFFSIGERTDRLLVFFAKYGIPVEKVVTLGITKPETIYEAIFEKVGTDGGTVIGIGNVGAGGLAVANLFRDRRVGID from the coding sequence GTGTTAGCTGTATTCTTCCTGCTAATCTCCCTTCTTATTTGGTGGGTCATCGAGTTTGCTCGCCACCAACGCCGTATCTATTCGATTCCCATCCGAATTCATGTGAATGGTACTCGCGGTAAATCGTCGGTTACCCGTTTAATCTCGGCTGGTCTTCGCGCCGGTGGTAAAAAAACCTTGGCAAAAACAACCGGAACTTTACCGCGCATCATCGACGAACATGGTCTCGAAATTGCAATCAACCGCCGGGCTAACGCGAATATTCTCGAACAATTGAAAATAATAAAGTTTATTTCACGAAGAAAACCCGACGCATTGGTTATCGAGTGTATGGCGGTACAACCGGAGTATCAGTGGATTTGCGAGCACCGGATCGTCCATGCTACCCACGGTGTCTGTACGAACGCTCGTCCCGATCATTTGAATGAAATGGGACCAACGACTGAAAATGTCGGAAAATCACTATCGAACACCGTCCCGGTTAAATCGCGTTTTTTTACTGCTGAGCATAAACTGGCACATATTTTTCAAGACGTTGCCAAACGACGTGAGACCGAAATCACAATTACCGATTCATCTGGTATAACACCAGAGGATATGAGGGGTTTTTCCTACGTAGAGCATCCAGAAAACGTTGCTTTAGCCTTAGCGGTGACCAACTCACTTGGGATTTCACGGTCGGTTGCGCTTAAGGGAATGCACAATTGTTTTCCGGATTCCGGTGCCCTAAAGATTTTCCGAGTTGAGCATGGCGGTAAGTGGTGCCGGTTTGTCAATGCAATGGCGGCAAACGACCCCGAATCAACCCTCATGATATGGAACAAAGCGGTTGAGCGGTATCAAGGGAAAATGGGTACCAGAATCGTCTTGTTGAATACTCGAGCTGACCGCTTTGACCGCTCATTACAACTTTTAGCGATGACAGCAAAGGGCATTGAACTCGATTATTTTTTCTCGATTGGCGAACGGACCGACCGTTTACTGGTCTTTTTTGCGAAGTACGGCATTCCGGTGGAAAAAGTAGTCACATTGGGGATTACAAAGCCGGAGACAATTTATGAAGCGATATTTGAGAAAGTCGGAACTGACGGCGGTACTGTAATCGGTATTGGAAATGTCGGAGCCGGCGGGCTTGCCGTCGCGAATCTTTTCCGCGACCGGAGGGTTGGCATTGATTGA
- the pgsC gene encoding poly-gamma-glutamate biosynthesis protein PgsC: MIEATVGLGVVLSLLFQESLGVAAGGIVVPGYVALQLDQPLALIATFVVSFIVWMMLRFLSRFMFLFGRRRLVLSILLGFIFGYLSRQLVLSHAFPIDPGLQAIGFVVPGLIANWMERQGIVKTVAAVLICSVTTRLLIMVATGGRFFPNV, translated from the coding sequence TTGATTGAAGCAACCGTAGGATTGGGCGTAGTACTATCGCTCCTTTTTCAGGAATCACTCGGAGTAGCTGCGGGTGGCATCGTCGTACCGGGATATGTTGCTTTGCAACTGGATCAACCACTCGCATTGATTGCAACATTTGTGGTCAGTTTTATCGTTTGGATGATGCTCCGTTTCCTTTCCCGATTCATGTTTTTATTTGGACGACGCCGGTTGGTGTTATCTATTCTTCTTGGTTTCATTTTCGGATATCTGTCCCGACAATTGGTGTTATCTCATGCTTTCCCAATTGACCCCGGTTTACAGGCGATTGGTTTTGTTGTACCCGGTTTGATTGCGAACTGGATGGAACGGCAAGGAATCGTGAAAACGGTAGCAGCAGTGTTGATTTGTTCGGTTACGACACGGTTGTTAATCATGGTGGCGACGGGTGGGAGGTTTTTCCCTAATGTCTAA
- the pgsW gene encoding poly-gamma-glutamate system protein, with the protein MSKNSEPKMFKPSLRDPKTLVILAVIALAIFIVAENSRREVRLPDYEVKLDAAKRMQTSLETVKQTRFGTGQVPDEINDPNATAMIGRQESPITVEDGKLEDALTALNPNIAAAIVSYLLEANIKPGDPVAVGLSGTFPGLNLATICALEAVKAKPVIITSLGSAQWGANDPSFTWLDIESALYKSGRIAHHSTLASLGGGGDYGRGLSDKGRQLLRDAIARNNVEKLEVGSLDSSISLRLQKYEKELGGKPKLFISVGGSFADIGHQANTWLIPTGFFPNLPERNYPNIGVLHHYAETGIPFIHLFDVRMITQTFELPKSPVPLPDPGKGGVYATERYDVRIAALLLAIFIVIFGIVVNYDRKKYKLKEEGADPDTLPINK; encoded by the coding sequence ATGTCTAAGAACTCCGAACCCAAGATGTTCAAACCGTCGTTACGTGACCCGAAAACATTGGTCATTTTAGCTGTTATTGCATTAGCGATCTTCATTGTTGCTGAGAACTCTCGCCGCGAAGTCCGATTACCCGATTATGAAGTAAAACTTGATGCCGCCAAGCGGATGCAGACGTCATTGGAAACAGTCAAGCAGACTCGATTTGGCACCGGTCAGGTTCCCGACGAGATCAATGACCCTAATGCAACAGCAATGATTGGAAGGCAAGAATCGCCGATTACAGTCGAGGACGGCAAACTCGAAGACGCTTTGACAGCACTGAATCCCAATATCGCTGCCGCAATTGTATCCTACTTACTGGAGGCGAATATCAAACCCGGTGACCCGGTTGCAGTCGGATTATCGGGAACATTCCCTGGTTTGAATTTGGCAACGATTTGCGCCTTGGAGGCAGTGAAAGCAAAACCCGTTATAATAACGAGTCTTGGTTCGGCGCAATGGGGCGCTAACGATCCCAGTTTTACTTGGCTCGATATTGAATCGGCTCTTTACAAATCAGGTCGTATTGCCCATCACTCCACTTTAGCATCCTTGGGTGGTGGAGGTGATTATGGTCGTGGCTTGTCGGATAAAGGTCGGCAACTATTGCGCGATGCGATTGCCCGTAATAATGTCGAAAAGTTAGAAGTTGGTTCCCTCGATTCCTCGATATCGCTCCGATTGCAGAAGTACGAGAAGGAGTTGGGCGGAAAACCGAAATTGTTTATTTCGGTCGGTGGCAGCTTTGCCGATATCGGACATCAGGCGAATACTTGGTTGATACCAACAGGATTCTTTCCCAATCTTCCTGAGCGAAACTATCCCAATATTGGTGTACTTCATCACTATGCCGAAACCGGAATCCCATTTATTCATCTCTTTGATGTTCGGATGATTACCCAGACCTTTGAACTACCGAAATCACCGGTACCATTGCCCGATCCGGGGAAGGGTGGCGTCTATGCCACCGAACGCTACGATGTTCGCATTGCCGCGTTGTTGCTCGCGATTTTTATCGTAATATTTGGGATTGTCGTCAATTACGACCGAAAGAAGTATAAGTTGAAGGAAGAGGGAGCCGATCCCGATACGCTTCCGATCAACAAATGA